Proteins from a single region of Starkeya sp. ORNL1:
- a CDS encoding Crp/Fnr family transcriptional regulator yields MSALDQAAHWPVRFQKGQVIYDEDELSEAMYRIRRGCVRLQVNGPQGARQIVRFAIPGEIFGICSERRNTSAEAVTAVDLIRYSLHSVMELCAANSLAALELMDHSTQAYRELAHHVERVAHLSAVDRVSWFFEFLLKHGIFGGATSPRRMPISHKDVADYLAITPETLSRSLRILQDRGEIGGRKRRARDRSSTAGGSTPPEENASRVMEAGAAAPYSEA; encoded by the coding sequence ATGTCCGCCCTGGATCAGGCTGCCCATTGGCCGGTCCGGTTTCAAAAGGGACAGGTCATTTATGATGAAGACGAACTCTCGGAGGCGATGTACCGCATCCGGCGAGGCTGCGTACGTCTACAGGTCAATGGCCCGCAGGGAGCACGGCAGATCGTCCGTTTTGCCATACCAGGCGAAATCTTCGGAATTTGCAGCGAGCGGCGCAATACTTCGGCAGAGGCTGTCACAGCCGTCGATCTGATCCGATATTCCCTGCATTCCGTGATGGAATTATGCGCCGCCAATTCGTTGGCCGCACTGGAATTGATGGATCATTCCACGCAAGCCTATCGAGAGCTTGCCCATCACGTCGAACGGGTCGCACATCTTTCGGCCGTTGACCGCGTCTCCTGGTTTTTCGAGTTTCTGTTGAAGCATGGCATATTTGGCGGCGCGACCAGCCCGCGGCGAATGCCCATAAGTCACAAGGATGTGGCGGATTACCTGGCTATAACGCCTGAAACGTTGTCGAGATCACTGAGAATTCTTCAGGATCGCGGGGAAATAGGCGGAAGAAAGCGCCGTGCGCGTGATCGATCGAGTACAGCAGGTGGTTCGACGCCGCCCGAGGAGAACGCCTCCCGCGTTATGGAGGCCGGGGCCGCCGCGCCGTATTCCGAAGCCTAA
- a CDS encoding BON domain-containing protein, with protein MNDKQLRLIITDELDFEPSVDASHINVAVGDGAVTLTGHVRSHAEKRAAKKAACRVKSVRFVTEQIEVSCPSGKILNDAEITRRSRNTLEWDERVPSGVKVGVKKGWVELGGTVDWHYQRQAAESAVGRLSGVVGVTNLIELRPCADAAYDIGKAIEAALSRSAELEARAIRVIVKNGNMVTLEGKVSTWLERSAAERAAWSAPGVLAVEDLLVVS; from the coding sequence ATGAACGACAAGCAATTACGGCTCATCATCACCGACGAACTCGATTTCGAGCCCAGTGTCGACGCCAGCCACATCAACGTCGCGGTCGGTGACGGAGCAGTGACGTTGACGGGACACGTGCGCAGCCATGCGGAGAAGCGAGCAGCGAAGAAGGCCGCTTGCCGCGTCAAGAGCGTGCGCTTTGTCACCGAGCAGATCGAAGTGAGCTGTCCATCCGGCAAGATCCTGAACGACGCCGAAATCACCCGTCGATCGCGCAACACTCTGGAGTGGGACGAAAGGGTGCCGAGCGGCGTCAAGGTCGGGGTCAAGAAAGGATGGGTCGAACTCGGCGGTACAGTTGACTGGCACTACCAGCGGCAAGCGGCCGAGAGCGCCGTCGGCAGGCTCAGCGGGGTCGTTGGCGTCACGAACCTGATCGAGCTCAGGCCGTGCGCGGATGCTGCGTACGACATCGGGAAGGCCATCGAGGCGGCGCTGAGCCGCAGCGCCGAACTCGAGGCCCGCGCCATTCGCGTGATCGTCAAAAACGGCAACATGGTAACGCTGGAAGGCAAGGTGAGCACCTGGTTGGAGCGTTCCGCGGCCGAGCGCGCGGCGTGGTCGGCACCAGGTGTCCTGGCAGTCGAGGATCTGCTCGTCGTGTCCTGA
- a CDS encoding AI-2E family transporter, producing MRVPEAKNPLTAHAFVDVALRLALIAALAYACFRIMSPFLMVLLWTILMAVMVNPLHVWLRQRTGMNNAVSAVIIGVAGSLLILLPIVLATDSVIRSAAQIVAYINEYGVPIPARPIWLERIPMIGARLSERWDAIANDLPAALQQYREQIRDGANWLGGFAAGLAGGLLTGLVSLLLASVLLAYGDEAQRFAAAVTARVAGNRRAKLFIALITSTIRAVVQGVIGVAFIQAVLVGIGFFGVGLASAGALSLLALIFGILQIPVALITLPTIVYIFMHEPTSTAVIFAVWTGIAGASDNVLRPLMLARGLDVPMPLILIGVLGGLLVDGMIGLFTGPVVLSVGYVLFAEWLRETEAEPDGTEGS from the coding sequence ATGAGGGTGCCCGAAGCGAAAAACCCATTGACGGCTCATGCGTTCGTCGATGTGGCCTTGCGGTTGGCCCTCATCGCCGCGCTCGCCTATGCGTGCTTCCGCATCATGAGCCCGTTCCTCATGGTGCTGCTTTGGACCATTCTGATGGCGGTTATGGTAAATCCCTTGCATGTCTGGCTTCGCCAGCGCACGGGCATGAACAATGCCGTCTCTGCCGTGATCATCGGCGTGGCCGGGAGCCTATTGATTCTGCTGCCGATCGTGTTGGCGACAGATTCTGTCATCCGCTCTGCGGCGCAGATCGTCGCCTACATAAACGAATATGGCGTTCCCATCCCTGCCCGGCCCATCTGGCTGGAGCGGATTCCCATGATCGGCGCGCGATTGAGCGAGCGATGGGACGCCATCGCCAATGATCTGCCGGCCGCGTTGCAGCAGTATCGGGAGCAGATACGTGACGGCGCAAATTGGCTCGGCGGCTTTGCCGCCGGGTTGGCAGGAGGACTGCTCACCGGACTGGTTTCCCTGCTCCTCGCCTCGGTGCTGCTTGCCTACGGCGATGAAGCGCAACGCTTCGCGGCGGCCGTCACTGCCCGTGTCGCCGGTAACAGGCGTGCCAAGCTCTTCATTGCGCTGATAACGTCAACGATCCGCGCGGTGGTGCAGGGCGTTATCGGCGTGGCGTTCATTCAGGCGGTGCTGGTGGGAATCGGCTTCTTCGGGGTTGGACTTGCCTCCGCCGGCGCATTGTCATTGTTGGCGCTCATATTCGGAATACTCCAGATACCCGTGGCGCTGATAACCTTGCCGACAATCGTTTACATCTTCATGCACGAGCCTACGTCCACCGCGGTCATCTTTGCAGTCTGGACGGGTATTGCGGGAGCGAGCGACAATGTGCTCAGGCCATTGATGCTGGCCCGCGGCCTCGACGTGCCGATGCCGCTGATCCTGATCGGAGTTCTCGGGGGACTTCTCGTCGATGGCATGATCGGCCTCTTCACCGGGCCGGTGGTCTTGTCTGTTGGCTATGTGCTGTTCGCAGAATGGCTCCGCGAAACGGAAGCGGAACCTGATGGAACTGAAGGCAGCTGA
- a CDS encoding SDR family oxidoreductase, translating into MSYIILVTGASSGFGGMAANELAAAGHTVYASMRETLGRNAPQVAAVAAYAKEHGVDLRTIELDVASQQSVDAAIAKLIAEHGRLDVVVHNAGHMSFGPAEAFTPEQFAQLYDINVLSTQRVNRAALPPLRKQGKGLLVWVSSSSTRGGTPPYLAPYFAAKAGMDALAVSYAGELARWGIETSIIVPGAFTKGTNHFTHSGKPADEARASAYADGPTADLAETALKGLAMLGPEDADPEEVARAIARVVDTPFGKRTFRVHIDPSSDGAEIVNGVADRVRAELLRRIGLEDVLKPARGR; encoded by the coding sequence ATGTCCTACATCATCCTCGTCACCGGCGCCTCCAGCGGCTTCGGCGGCATGGCCGCCAATGAACTCGCGGCCGCCGGCCACACCGTCTATGCCAGCATGCGCGAGACCCTCGGGCGCAATGCCCCGCAGGTCGCAGCCGTCGCGGCCTATGCAAAGGAACACGGCGTCGACCTGCGCACCATCGAGCTCGACGTCGCCTCACAGCAATCCGTCGATGCCGCCATCGCCAAACTCATAGCCGAGCATGGTCGGCTCGACGTGGTGGTGCACAATGCCGGCCACATGTCGTTCGGCCCGGCGGAAGCCTTCACCCCGGAGCAGTTCGCGCAGCTCTACGACATCAATGTGCTGAGCACGCAGCGGGTGAACCGCGCGGCGCTGCCGCCGCTGCGCAAGCAGGGCAAGGGCCTCTTGGTCTGGGTGTCGTCATCGAGCACGCGCGGCGGCACGCCTCCCTATCTCGCGCCCTACTTCGCCGCCAAGGCGGGCATGGACGCACTTGCGGTGAGCTATGCCGGCGAACTGGCGCGCTGGGGCATCGAGACCTCGATTATCGTGCCCGGCGCCTTCACAAAGGGCACCAATCATTTCACCCATTCCGGCAAGCCGGCGGACGAGGCGCGGGCGAGCGCGTATGCCGACGGCCCGACCGCCGATCTCGCCGAGACCGCGCTCAAGGGTTTGGCCATGCTGGGGCCGGAAGACGCCGATCCCGAGGAAGTGGCCCGCGCCATTGCCCGCGTGGTCGACACCCCGTTCGGCAAGCGCACGTTCCGCGTCCACATCGACCCGTCGTCCGACGGCGCCGAGATCGTCAACGGCGTCGCGGACCGGGTCCGCGCCGAGCTGCTGCGGCGCATCGGACTGGAGGATGTGCTGAAGCCGGCGCGTGGGCGGTGA
- a CDS encoding SDR family oxidoreductase: MSNATGKVAIVTGASRGIGAAIADRLARDGFTVIINYSGDAAPAEALAHTIEQAGGKALTAKADVSDADAVRRMFDSAEAAFGGVDVLVNNAGIMPLASIADADDALFDRVVSVNLKGTFNTLREAARRLRTGGHIVNFSSSVVGLYQPTYAVYAASKAGVEAMTHVLSKELRGRNITVNAVAPGPTATGLFLDGKPQEMIDHLAKLAPLERLGQPQDIANTVAFLAGPDGSWINGQVLRANGGII; this comes from the coding sequence ATGTCAAACGCAACCGGAAAAGTCGCCATCGTCACCGGCGCCTCTCGCGGCATCGGCGCCGCGATCGCCGACCGCCTCGCCAGGGACGGCTTCACCGTCATCATCAATTACTCCGGCGATGCCGCCCCCGCCGAGGCGCTCGCCCACACCATCGAGCAGGCCGGCGGCAAGGCGCTGACCGCCAAGGCCGACGTCAGCGATGCCGATGCCGTGCGCCGCATGTTCGATTCGGCCGAGGCCGCCTTCGGCGGCGTCGACGTGCTGGTGAACAATGCCGGCATCATGCCGCTCGCCAGCATCGCGGACGCCGACGACGCGCTGTTCGATCGCGTCGTGTCGGTCAATCTGAAGGGCACCTTCAACACGCTGCGCGAGGCGGCCAGGCGCCTGCGCACCGGCGGGCACATCGTCAATTTCTCTTCCAGCGTCGTCGGCCTCTACCAGCCGACCTATGCCGTCTATGCCGCCAGCAAGGCGGGTGTCGAGGCGATGACCCACGTGCTCTCCAAGGAGCTGCGCGGCCGCAACATCACCGTCAATGCCGTGGCCCCGGGCCCGACCGCAACCGGGCTGTTCCTGGACGGCAAGCCGCAGGAGATGATCGACCACCTGGCCAAGCTCGCCCCGCTGGAGCGGCTCGGCCAGCCGCAGGACATCGCCAACACCGTCGCCTTCCTCGCCGGCCCGGACGGCTCCTGGATCAACGGCCAGGTGCTACGCGCCAATGGCGGCATCATCTGA
- a CDS encoding LysR family transcriptional regulator, with product MDRIDAMRAFNRIVERRSFTLAAQDLGLPRSTLTEAVQQMEARLGVRLLQRTTRQVRPTLDGEAYYRRCLSILADIEEAESAFTGATPKGALRIDVHGTLARHFMLPGLPHFLARYPDIHLHIGEGDRFVDLIREGVDCVLRVGQPADGSMVGRRIALLEEGTFASPAYLARYGTPQSPDALDGHLMIGFVSSASGNVIPLEFTVGGQVRNVVIPTALTVMAAETNAAAALLGLGLIQVPRYRVARELAAGELIEVLGDFPPSPSPVYVLYPHSRQLSPRVRVFIDWIAGEFAARVPASQVGKAGPQ from the coding sequence GTGGACCGGATCGACGCCATGCGCGCCTTCAACCGGATCGTGGAGCGGCGCAGCTTCACGCTTGCAGCGCAGGATCTCGGTCTGCCGCGCTCGACCCTCACCGAGGCGGTGCAGCAGATGGAGGCGCGCCTTGGAGTCCGGCTGCTGCAGCGCACGACGCGGCAGGTGCGGCCGACGCTCGATGGCGAGGCCTATTACCGGCGCTGCCTGTCGATCCTCGCCGATATCGAGGAGGCCGAATCCGCCTTTACCGGCGCCACGCCCAAGGGCGCGTTGCGCATCGATGTGCACGGCACGTTGGCGCGGCATTTCATGCTGCCGGGCCTGCCGCATTTCCTCGCGCGTTATCCGGACATCCATCTGCACATTGGCGAGGGCGACCGCTTCGTCGATCTCATCCGCGAGGGCGTCGATTGCGTGCTGCGCGTCGGCCAGCCGGCGGACGGCTCGATGGTCGGGCGGAGGATCGCGCTGCTGGAGGAGGGCACCTTCGCCAGCCCGGCCTACCTCGCCCGGTACGGCACGCCGCAATCACCGGACGCGCTCGACGGTCACCTCATGATCGGCTTCGTTTCCTCGGCGAGCGGCAATGTGATCCCGCTGGAATTCACCGTCGGCGGGCAGGTGCGAAATGTGGTGATTCCGACGGCGCTCACCGTGATGGCGGCGGAGACCAATGCCGCCGCCGCGCTGCTCGGACTGGGATTGATCCAGGTGCCGCGCTATCGCGTCGCCCGCGAGTTGGCTGCGGGCGAACTCATCGAGGTGCTCGGCGATTTCCCGCCGTCCCCTTCGCCGGTCTATGTGCTCTACCCGCACAGCCGCCAGCTCTCGCCGCGGGTGCGGGTGTTCATCGACTGGATCGCGGGTGAGTTCGCCGCGCGCGTGCCGGCGAGCCAGGTCGGAAAGGCTGGTCCGCAATAG